From Borrelia coriaceae:
ACATTAAGTGCGATATTATTTATGACTTTATTTTTTTTGGTTAGCTGTAATAATGGTTCTGTTGATGAAGAGAATCCTCAGAGTAAATTCTTAAAGTCTGTTGTTAGTTTAAGTAATGATTTTTTAAATGTTTTCACTTCTTTTGGTGAGATGGTGGGTAGTGTATTAAGGTTTAATACTAATACTAAAAAATCTGATGTTAAAGATTACTTTAAAAAGGTACAAAACACTGTTCAAGGTACTAAAAAATCCCTTGAGAAAATTGTTTCAGATATGAAATCAGAAGGTAATCCTAATGCTGAGTCTGTAGAGACAGAAGTGAAAAAACTCATTGATAGTGTTCTTAATAAAATAATTGATGGTGCTAAGGGTGCTAGTGATGCTATTGGTGATTCTGATGCCTTACTTGGGAATGCTGCTGCTGCTGGTGCTGCTGGTGCTGGTGGTGTTAAAGGTGATAATGTTGATTCTCTAGTGAATGGGATTAAGTTAATTGTAGATGTGGTTCTTCAAGGTAAAGGAAATCCAGATGCAGGAGATGGTATTCAAGCTGACACCGGTGCCCAAAGAGGTCAGAATGCTGGTGAAGCAGGTAAATTATTTGGTACTGATGCTGGAGGTGCCGCTGCTAATGCAAAAAAAGCGGTTGGTGATGCAACTAAAGCTGTTGGGGCGGTAACTGGTGCTGATATATTAAAAGCTATTACTAAGGGTGTTGGTGGTGATGCTGCTAAGTTAGCTAAACATAATGGTGTTGCTAATAATATTACTGCATCTGGTGTTGCTCAGAATGCAAAAGATGCAGTTATAGCAGGGGGTATTGCGTTAAGGGCAATGGCTAAGAATGGTAAGTTTGCTAATGGTAATAATGTCAATAATGATGTAAAGGATGGGATAAAAAACGCAGCAGTTAGTGCCGTTACTAAAGCGTTAGATACTTTAACTATTGCAATAAGAAAGACTATTGATGAAGGACTTAGAACTGTTAAAGATGCTATGCAAATTGATCCTGATGCTGCTCCTGTAACTACTGCTGAGACTAAGAAATAATATAATAATTAGATAAAATTTATACGATATACATAACTAAATAAAGTCATTAAAGGAAACTCTTCTTTTGATAGGAGTAGTTTTCCTTTAATTTTTTTTCCTTAATAAGGGTGATCGATAACATGAAGAATTTTGTAGATTTCAGATTTAATAAGATTCATAACTATATTAATATTACTTTAATCTAATGATATGTTGTGGACATCGATCAGATGATTATGTTGATAAAAATGACCTAGCTCAAGAGTTTGAGGGAAATTTAGGTAAAGTAAGGGCGGTAGTTTATATAAATGCTGAGTATGCTTTTTACTCTTTTATAGTTTATATATTTTTAAAGTGTCTTTTCAATAGATTTTTGATTTTGTGGAAACTTTAATGATTTTCAGTGTTAAAGTATGTGAAAATTTACTTTTTGGAAATTATGGTTTAACTTAAAATTGTTTAGAATATCTTTAGCTAAACAAGTTAATATCCCAAGCTTTTGGAGCTTTAAAATTATTAGTTCAGGGTAATGTGAAATACTTTTTGTAACATCAGTGATTAAGTAAGATTGAAATTTTAAATTATGAGCATCAATTATTGTTTCTCGTACACAATAATCGAGAGCCAATCCTACTACAAATACTGTATCAATTGCATTGGAGTGGAGATAATGGAAAAGACCAGTTTTATTTTTTTTGTTAGAATCGTCATAAAAACCACTGTAGCTGTCATAATTTTTATTTTGTCCTTTTAGAAAAACAGCTTTTATTTTTTCGATATTTAGATTCTTTGGGAATTCTGAGCCCCATGTATTTTGAATACAATGTTTAGGCCAAGCTTTGTGATTAGCATGATTTGAAAAGCTTATATGGTTTTCGGGGTGCCAATCCTTGGTGGCAACAATATGTTCAAAGCAATGTTGAAGTTGGTTAATCAATGGTATAATTTTATCCCCTTGGGGAACAGGAAGAGAGCCTGCTTCTAAAAAATCGTTTTGAATATCTACTAGAATTAATGCAGAATGCTTAAATGTTGGATTAAAAATTGTAGTTTTCATAAATAGATTTCCTGTTAAATAGTGATAGTAATTATATGAATAATAGGGCATATTATTAAATAATTCTGTAGATATGTTAATTTTTTATTTTAGTATTAAATATTGTATTAGGTGAGAGTAAGGTAAAATAGATTTATCAGGATTAATCGTGAGATTAGAGATATGAGAATTCTTTTTTTTGAAAAATTAAAAAGTTAAGTCGTGGTGATTTATGTGAATTATTAGTCTTTAATTAAAGAATATAGTGTCATTAGTCATTCATTAGGTATTAAGGCTATAAACCTTATAATTACTGTTGACCATAATGTAAAGGTGAGGCTAAATGTTCATTTGTTATTCTTATCTAAGTTGGATATATTTTGTATTTTAGATTACCGTTAAATGGTATAACCTATCAAGAGTTAATCACTCGTATTGAATATAGAGCTACTTACTTAAACATCAATGGTAATAATAGTCCGAACATCCAATAGTGTAATTTTCCAGTCTGTCTTATTAATTTTTATGTCTTTTCTAACGAGATAAAATCTCATTGCCAACAGTATTAATTTTGTTGCCAAGATTGGTTTTAATTGCTGTAATTTCTGATGTTAAGTTTCGTTTGAACATTTACAGTTTAATATCACAAAGGTCGCTTTTAACAATTTGATACTTTGTGAGTAAGCTCATTTAAAAAACCTTGAAAAGTAATGAATATTTGGGAGGTTCAATATAAGAATAGCCTTATATCATTATTATACAGTATTTTGAGAATTGATAAAATAAGGTTTTGCGAATGTAGAGAGTATTGTTAGTTGAAGTTTAAGGCAATAAGATATTATCAAAAAGCTGATTTTGAATTCTATTAGTATATTTATAGTTAATGCCAAGTGTTTTGAGGTGTAGATTAATGTAAGATTTGAGAATGGGTAAGTTTTTGTTTGATTTGCTATTAAAAAAGAGTTTTGGCAATATAATCCAATAATTGGTTAAATTAATATTTAATCATTTAATATATATACTTTAGATGAGAGATGTGTATGATTATATTTAGAGACGAAATCCATCTTACTGTTAAATAGTACAAAATTATTTATAAGTATTTTTGTTGTGTTAAGGATTAACACAAGAATAGATTATAAATTGTTTTCATGATCTCCTTGATAATTTCATTGAGAACCATTTGACTTATAATTATTGATTGAAAAATTCTCATAAGATCTTTCCTTATAGAGAGATGGTAGCGATGTCATATTTGTAGCAGTAGGATTTGCATTTCTTGGATTTAATTAAAGCTTCCCACAATCTTTGAGATAGGTATTATGTTATTAGGTTGAGCACGCTTAATCATATCTTGCACTTGATAATATTTAACCTTGGTTATTAACAGT
This genomic window contains:
- a CDS encoding variable large family protein, coding for MKKNTLSAILFMTLFFLVSCNNGSVDEENPQSKFLKSVVSLSNDFLNVFTSFGEMVGSVLRFNTNTKKSDVKDYFKKVQNTVQGTKKSLEKIVSDMKSEGNPNAESVETEVKKLIDSVLNKIIDGAKGASDAIGDSDALLGNAAAAGAAGAGGVKGDNVDSLVNGIKLIVDVVLQGKGNPDAGDGIQADTGAQRGQNAGEAGKLFGTDAGGAAANAKKAVGDATKAVGAVTGADILKAITKGVGGDAAKLAKHNGVANNITASGVAQNAKDAVIAGGIALRAMAKNGKFANGNNVNNDVKDGIKNAAVSAVTKALDTLTIAIRKTIDEGLRTVKDAMQIDPDAAPVTTAETKK
- a CDS encoding nicotinamidase, whose protein sequence is MKTTIFNPTFKHSALILVDIQNDFLEAGSLPVPQGDKIIPLINQLQHCFEHIVATKDWHPENHISFSNHANHKAWPKHCIQNTWGSEFPKNLNIEKIKAVFLKGQNKNYDSYSGFYDDSNKKNKTGLFHYLHSNAIDTVFVVGLALDYCVRETIIDAHNLKFQSYLITDVTKSISHYPELIILKLQKLGILTCLAKDILNNFKLNHNFQKVNFHIL